In Campylobacter mucosalis, a single window of DNA contains:
- a CDS encoding HyaD/HybD family hydrogenase maturation endopeptidase, with amino-acid sequence MRVLVLGIGNVMFGDEGIGVHLAMAIERSYKFSSASHSLKFIDGGTLAVALTPIIADCDYLIVIDCVSSDDANVGDVYFFDIDNMPQKIRWDGSAHEVEMLQTLELMALSGDRPKGKILGLVPSRIEPMSFKLSEQILNGSKVAEKTLINHLSELGFKCEKIAEISPQDMADIYAKKGLNDTCI; translated from the coding sequence TTGAGAGTTTTGGTGCTTGGCATTGGCAATGTAATGTTTGGCGATGAGGGCATTGGCGTTCATTTGGCTATGGCGATAGAGCGGAGTTATAAATTTAGCTCTGCTAGTCATAGCCTTAAATTTATTGACGGAGGCACACTTGCCGTCGCACTTACGCCTATAATTGCAGATTGCGATTATTTAATCGTAATTGACTGCGTTAGCAGCGATGACGCTAATGTTGGCGATGTCTATTTTTTTGACATTGATAATATGCCACAAAAAATTCGCTGGGACGGCTCGGCTCACGAGGTTGAAATGCTACAAACTCTTGAACTTATGGCACTTAGTGGCGACCGCCCAAAAGGCAAAATTTTAGGGCTTGTGCCAAGTAGAATAGAGCCTATGAGCTTTAAGCTCTCAGAGCAAATTTTAAACGGCTCAAAAGTGGCAGAAAAGACGCTAATAAATCACCTAAGCGAACTTGGCTTTAAGTGTGAAAAAATAGCTGAGATTAGCCCACAGGATATGGCTGACATTTACGCAAAAAAGGGATTAAATGATACTTGCATTTGA
- the cybH gene encoding Ni/Fe-hydrogenase, b-type cytochrome subunit — protein MAKEMKRYGVYEFSIGLRLTHWIRAISIAFLIFSGYYISYVFMSPEISSEPTLFMNAKWRMAHQIAGFVLIGCLIFKIYLFLFDKHSRKEWRSILDFINPVVWIKQIKYYLFMGEHPHLKGVYNPLQFASYLFFYAILVLICLTGLVLYAHVYHDGFGGLIYESMRGFEAMMGGLANVRTIHRICMWIIMVFVVIHVYMAIFNAVKGKDGAMDAIISGYKYVKEDAKH, from the coding sequence ATGGCAAAAGAGATGAAACGTTATGGCGTTTATGAATTTTCAATCGGTCTTAGACTAACTCACTGGATTAGGGCTATATCTATTGCGTTTTTGATTTTTAGCGGTTATTACATTAGCTATGTATTTATGTCGCCTGAAATTTCAAGCGAACCTACGCTTTTTATGAATGCAAAGTGGCGTATGGCACACCAAATCGCTGGATTTGTGCTAATTGGCTGTTTAATCTTTAAAATTTACCTATTTTTATTTGATAAACACAGCCGTAAAGAGTGGAGAAGCATACTTGATTTTATCAACCCAGTTGTGTGGATTAAGCAGATAAAATACTACCTTTTTATGGGCGAGCACCCGCATTTAAAAGGCGTTTATAACCCTTTGCAGTTTGCTTCGTATCTGTTTTTTTACGCCATTTTAGTGCTTATTTGCCTAACCGGACTTGTGCTTTACGCTCACGTTTATCACGATGGTTTTGGTGGGCTAATTTATGAGAGTATGCGTGGCTTTGAGGCGATGATGGGCGGACTTGCAAACGTTAGGACGATACATAGAATTTGTATGTGGATTATAATGGTTTTTGTTGTAATTCACGTCTATATGGCGATTTTTAACGCTGTAAAAGGCAAGGACGGAGCGATGGATGCTATCATTAGCGGCTATAAATACGTAAAAGAGGACGCAAAACATTGA
- a CDS encoding nickel-dependent hydrogenase large subunit, protein MSDKRVVIDPITRIEGHLRIEVVVDDNNVVKEAYSGSTLWRGIEQIVRNRDPRDVGFFTQRICGVCTFSHYKAGIVAVENALGIKPPLNAQLTRTLMNTALFIHDHIVHFYHLHGVDWADVVSALKADPKKASEEAFKYTDTPYACGADKLKEVQDRVATFAKKGNLGPFANAYWGHPTYKLTPEQNLIVLSHYLECLRIQRIVAQMMAIFGSKNPHPQSLTVGGVTCVMDLQSPARLGEYLTKLKECQEFIDRAYYPDLVMAGRAYANEPSVVGDVGVANLYTYREFQIGANEWLFDSGIIKNGDISKVYEVETDKITEEATHSWYQNPAPLHPYDGQTEPNYTGLIDGESVDDKGQMAHSKIFNTKGKYSWIKSPRYGGEPLQVGPLANIVVNYAKGNKYVVPLVDKFLADTGLPVSAVFSTLGRTATRMLEAKIVADNTILAFNALVENLKVDSETCAKYVIDKDKEYRGFYMGHVPRGTLSHWCRIKNGVIENWQAVVPSTWNASPKDSKGQMGSYEACLIGTKLADLTQPLEIIRKIHSYDPCIACAVHVMDMSGNTLSEYKINPNL, encoded by the coding sequence ATGAGCGATAAAAGAGTAGTAATAGATCCGATAACACGTATTGAAGGGCATCTTCGCATTGAGGTTGTCGTTGATGATAATAATGTCGTAAAAGAGGCGTATTCTGGCTCAACGCTTTGGCGTGGGATTGAGCAAATCGTGCGAAACAGAGATCCAAGAGATGTCGGCTTTTTTACGCAGAGAATTTGTGGAGTTTGCACATTTTCACACTATAAAGCTGGTATTGTTGCCGTTGAGAACGCACTTGGCATTAAGCCACCGCTAAACGCACAGCTAACTAGGACGCTGATGAATACAGCGCTTTTTATCCACGACCATATCGTGCATTTTTATCATCTGCACGGCGTTGATTGGGCTGATGTGGTTTCGGCACTTAAGGCTGATCCAAAAAAGGCAAGTGAGGAGGCATTTAAATACACCGACACGCCTTATGCTTGTGGTGCTGATAAGCTAAAAGAGGTGCAAGATAGAGTAGCAACTTTTGCTAAAAAGGGCAATCTTGGGCCATTTGCAAACGCATACTGGGGACACCCAACCTACAAGCTAACGCCAGAGCAAAATTTAATCGTCCTATCTCACTACTTAGAGTGCCTTAGAATTCAACGCATAGTCGCTCAGATGATGGCGATTTTTGGCTCTAAAAATCCGCACCCACAAAGCCTAACCGTTGGCGGAGTTACTTGCGTTATGGATCTTCAAAGCCCAGCAAGACTTGGCGAATACCTAACAAAACTTAAAGAGTGTCAGGAATTTATTGATAGGGCTTACTATCCGGATCTCGTTATGGCTGGTCGTGCTTATGCAAACGAGCCAAGCGTAGTCGGCGATGTCGGCGTGGCAAATTTATACACTTATAGAGAATTTCAAATCGGAGCAAACGAGTGGCTATTTGATAGCGGTATCATTAAAAACGGCGATATAAGCAAGGTTTATGAAGTTGAAACTGATAAAATTACCGAAGAGGCGACGCACTCGTGGTATCAAAACCCAGCCCCACTTCACCCTTATGATGGACAAACCGAGCCAAACTACACTGGGCTAATTGACGGCGAGAGCGTAGATGACAAGGGGCAAATGGCTCACTCTAAAATTTTTAACACAAAGGGCAAATACAGCTGGATAAAATCGCCTAGATACGGCGGAGAGCCACTTCAAGTAGGGCCTCTTGCAAATATCGTGGTAAATTACGCAAAAGGCAATAAATACGTAGTCCCACTTGTGGATAAATTCCTAGCTGATACTGGGCTACCTGTAAGTGCGGTATTTTCAACGCTAGGTAGAACCGCAACTAGAATGCTTGAAGCAAAAATCGTCGCTGATAATACCATTTTAGCCTTTAATGCTTTGGTTGAAAATTTAAAAGTTGATAGCGAAACTTGTGCTAAATACGTGATAGATAAGGATAAAGAGTATCGCGGATTTTATATGGGACACGTCCCAAGAGGCACACTTAGCCACTGGTGCAGAATTAAAAACGGCGTGATAGAAAACTGGCAAGCAGTCGTGCCAAGCACGTGGAACGCCTCACCAAAAGATAGCAAAGGTCAAATGGGTAGCTACGAGGCGTGTTTGATTGGCACGAAGTTAGCTGATTTGACACAGCCACTTGAAATAATCCGCAAAATTCACTCATACGACCCTTGTATCGCTTGTGCCGTTCACGTAATGGATATGAGTGGCAACACGCTAAGCGAGTATAAGATAAATCCAAATTTATAA
- a CDS encoding hydrogenase small subunit, with amino-acid sequence MNQDVLIKINERLNWLSSLKSIDKGESITKALKNSGFSRRDFMKWAGAMTAFMALPASFTPAVARAAELADRLPVIWLHMAECTGCSESLLRSDTPTIDSLIFDYISLEYHETLMAAAGWQAEHNLESAIEKYKGQYVLMVEGGIPTGDTEHYLTIGAHGTTGKQSAVKASENAAAIFAIGTCSSFGGIQAARPNPSNAVSLSKVTDKKVINVPGCPPSEKNIVGNVLHFLLFGTLPALDVFNRPKWAYGLRIHDLCERRGHFDAGEFVQNFGDEGAKNGYCLYKVGCKGPYTFNNCSRERFNSHTSWPVQAGHGCIGCSEPDFWDNMGPFEEPMGDRLYNTVLGLGADNVSDKIGIGILALTGIGIAAHALIAATRKDSEV; translated from the coding sequence ATGAATCAAGATGTTTTAATCAAAATAAATGAGCGATTAAATTGGCTTAGTTCGCTTAAAAGCATCGATAAGGGTGAGTCTATAACAAAAGCTCTAAAAAATAGTGGCTTTTCAAGACGCGATTTTATGAAGTGGGCTGGTGCGATGACGGCGTTTATGGCACTACCTGCGAGTTTTACACCTGCTGTGGCAAGAGCTGCTGAGTTAGCCGATAGACTGCCAGTTATTTGGCTTCATATGGCTGAATGCACGGGCTGTTCTGAGAGTTTGCTTCGCTCTGATACGCCTACGATTGATAGCCTTATTTTTGACTACATTAGCCTTGAATATCACGAAACACTAATGGCAGCTGCTGGTTGGCAAGCCGAGCATAATCTTGAAAGTGCGATTGAAAAATACAAAGGTCAGTATGTTTTGATGGTTGAGGGTGGAATTCCAACCGGCGATACCGAACACTACCTAACAATCGGTGCTCACGGCACTACTGGCAAACAAAGTGCCGTAAAAGCTAGCGAAAACGCTGCTGCCATTTTTGCGATTGGCACCTGTTCTAGCTTTGGCGGTATCCAAGCAGCACGTCCAAATCCGTCAAATGCCGTTAGCCTATCAAAAGTAACCGATAAAAAGGTCATAAACGTCCCGGGCTGTCCGCCAAGCGAGAAAAACATAGTCGGCAACGTGCTTCATTTCTTACTATTTGGCACACTACCTGCACTTGATGTCTTTAACCGCCCAAAATGGGCTTACGGGCTTAGAATTCACGACCTTTGCGAAAGACGTGGGCATTTTGACGCTGGCGAGTTCGTGCAAAATTTTGGCGATGAGGGCGCAAAAAATGGCTACTGCTTATACAAAGTCGGCTGTAAAGGACCTTATACGTTTAATAACTGCTCACGTGAGCGTTTTAACTCGCACACAAGTTGGCCAGTCCAAGCTGGACACGGCTGTATAGGCTGTTCTGAGCCTGATTTTTGGGATAATATGGGACCATTTGAAGAGCCAATGGGCGATAGACTTTACAACACGGTTTTAGGGCTTGGCGCTGATAATGTAAGCGATAAAATCGGCATAGGAATTTTAGCCCTAACAGGCATTGGTATTGCCGCACACGCATTAATAGCGGCAACTAGAAAAGATAGCGAGGTGTAA
- a CDS encoding ATP-dependent Clp protease ATP-binding subunit — MANIENQLTAQMSDALQSGASLALHAKNPEVLPLHVFWGLVADSGSILNQVFNKMSVSREAIELEVKSQISNIPTSSNVSQQNLKFSSEILSSLENAKGLMTSLGDSFIAVDTWILANLGSEPIKGILSKFSDLIEIRKNLEAIRAGRKIDTQTADETLDSLEKFGIDLTKKAINGELDPVIGRDEEITRMMQILIRKSKNNPILLGEPGVGKTAIVEGLAQKIVAKDVPTSLLNKRVIALDMSALIAGAKYRGEFEDRLKAVIDEVKSAGNIVLFIDEIHTIVGAGASEGSMDAANILKPALARGELHAVGATTLKEYRKYFEKDAALQRRFQPIDVKEPSVNEALQILRGIKERLEVHHNVTITDSALVAAAKLSDRYISGRFLPDKAIDLIDEAAAELKMQIESEPFELARIKREIVTLEVEKEALKMENDEKNAGRLAEIEKERADLIEQKNGLETKFESEKSVFNSISNTKKRIDGLKNEAEFARRNGDFNKAAEIEYGKILEAQKEQTELENKWEAMKKDGVLLKNSVDEELVAGILSKWTGISVSKMLTSEKQKFLHIEEHLKQSVVGQDTALHALARAIKRNKAGLNEGKRPIGSFLFLGPTGVGKTQSAKALAKFLFDDERALIRFDMSEYMEKHSVSRLLGAPPGYVGYDEGGQLTEAVRRKPYSVILFDEIEKAHKDVFNVLLGILDDGRATDNKGVVVDFKNTIIILTSNIASNFIMDLEGEERENAVKNELKNYFKPEFLNRLDDTIIFNPLNENGLIEIVEIMFKELKNVLLGRGIKASLSIEAKKLIAGAGFDPTYGARPLRRALYELVEDKIADMILKDELESGDEIEILATNGEIVINKI, encoded by the coding sequence ATGGCAAATATAGAAAATCAACTAACCGCACAGATGAGCGATGCCCTGCAAAGTGGTGCAAGTTTAGCACTTCACGCCAAAAACCCAGAGGTCTTGCCTTTGCACGTTTTTTGGGGACTTGTAGCTGATAGTGGCTCAATTTTAAATCAGGTTTTTAACAAAATGAGTGTAAGTCGTGAGGCGATTGAGCTTGAAGTAAAATCGCAAATTTCAAATATACCAACAAGCTCAAATGTAAGTCAGCAAAATCTGAAATTTTCAAGCGAAATTTTAAGCTCACTTGAAAACGCAAAGGGGCTAATGACAAGCTTAGGAGATAGCTTTATCGCTGTTGATACGTGGATTTTAGCAAATTTAGGCAGTGAGCCGATAAAGGGAATTTTATCAAAATTTAGCGACTTAATTGAGATTAGAAAAAACCTTGAAGCCATTCGTGCTGGGCGAAAAATAGATACTCAAACGGCTGATGAAACGCTTGATAGCTTAGAGAAATTTGGTATTGATCTAACCAAAAAAGCGATAAACGGCGAACTTGATCCGGTTATTGGGCGAGATGAAGAGATTACAAGAATGATGCAAATTCTAATAAGAAAGAGCAAAAATAATCCAATATTACTTGGAGAACCGGGTGTGGGTAAAACGGCAATTGTTGAGGGCTTAGCTCAAAAAATAGTGGCAAAAGATGTCCCAACAAGCCTTTTAAATAAACGTGTCATCGCTCTTGATATGAGTGCATTGATTGCTGGCGCAAAGTATCGTGGCGAGTTTGAGGATAGGCTAAAAGCGGTTATTGACGAGGTTAAAAGTGCTGGTAATATCGTGCTTTTTATAGATGAAATTCATACAATTGTAGGAGCTGGGGCAAGTGAGGGCAGTATGGACGCTGCAAATATCCTAAAACCAGCCCTTGCACGTGGTGAGCTTCACGCAGTGGGTGCGACAACGCTAAAAGAATATCGCAAGTATTTTGAAAAAGACGCTGCTTTACAACGCCGTTTTCAGCCAATTGACGTAAAGGAGCCAAGCGTAAATGAGGCTTTGCAAATTTTGCGTGGCATAAAAGAACGCCTTGAAGTTCATCACAATGTAACGATAACTGATAGTGCCTTAGTCGCAGCTGCAAAGCTTTCAGACCGCTATATTTCGGGTAGATTTTTGCCTGATAAGGCGATTGATTTAATAGATGAAGCAGCGGCTGAGCTTAAAATGCAAATTGAGAGTGAGCCTTTTGAGTTAGCTAGAATTAAGCGTGAGATTGTAACTCTTGAAGTTGAAAAAGAGGCGCTTAAAATGGAAAACGATGAGAAAAATGCCGGGCGTCTAGCAGAGATAGAAAAAGAAAGGGCGGATTTAATTGAGCAAAAAAATGGCTTGGAGACAAAATTTGAGAGTGAAAAAAGCGTTTTTAATTCAATTTCAAACACTAAAAAGAGAATTGACGGCTTAAAAAATGAGGCTGAGTTTGCTCGTAGAAATGGCGATTTTAACAAGGCTGCCGAGATTGAATATGGCAAAATTTTAGAAGCACAAAAAGAGCAAACCGAGCTTGAAAACAAATGGGAAGCGATGAAAAAAGATGGCGTACTGCTTAAAAATAGCGTTGATGAGGAGCTTGTGGCTGGAATACTTAGCAAATGGACTGGAATTTCTGTTAGCAAAATGCTAACTAGCGAAAAACAGAAATTTTTGCACATTGAAGAGCATTTAAAACAAAGCGTCGTGGGACAAGACACAGCACTTCACGCCTTAGCACGTGCGATTAAACGAAACAAGGCTGGGCTAAATGAGGGTAAAAGACCGATTGGCTCGTTTTTATTTCTTGGTCCAACAGGTGTTGGCAAAACGCAGTCGGCAAAGGCTTTGGCTAAATTTTTATTTGATGATGAAAGGGCATTAATCCGTTTTGATATGAGCGAATATATGGAAAAACACAGCGTCTCTCGCCTACTTGGAGCACCTCCGGGATACGTGGGATATGATGAGGGCGGTCAGCTAACAGAAGCAGTGCGACGAAAGCCATATAGTGTGATACTTTTTGATGAGATAGAAAAGGCTCATAAGGACGTATTTAACGTGCTTTTAGGGATTTTAGATGATGGCAGGGCGACTGATAATAAGGGCGTGGTGGTGGATTTTAAAAACACAATCATCATTTTAACATCAAACATTGCTTCAAATTTTATTATGGATTTAGAGGGTGAGGAGCGTGAAAATGCCGTTAAAAACGAGTTAAAAAACTACTTTAAGCCAGAGTTTTTAAACCGCCTTGATGATACGATAATATTTAATCCACTAAATGAAAATGGATTGATTGAGATTGTAGAGATTATGTTTAAAGAGCTAAAAAATGTGCTTTTAGGGCGTGGTATAAAGGCTAGTTTAAGCATAGAGGCTAAAAAGCTAATCGCAGGTGCTGGTTTTGACCCTACTTATGGTGCTAGACCGCTAAGACGTGCTTTGTATGAGCTTGTTGAAGATAAAATCGCTGATATGATTTTAAAAGATGAGCTTGAAAGTGGCGATGAGATTGAAATTTTAGCTACAAATGGCGAGATAGTTATTAATAAAATTTAA
- a CDS encoding S41 family peptidase, with amino-acid sequence MLTLSLFGASQKDEVSARIEALSKLDKTISTVEKYYVDDIEFKDIIDKTIAGLMQNLDAHSAFLNEKAFKDMQIQTNGEFGGLGITVGMKDSALTVISPIEGTPADKAGIKSGDIILRIDGNSTVGMAMDEAVSKMRGKPKTPVTITILRKGEPKPFDVKIIRDIIKVESVYAKMIENGDILYIRVTNFDKNVVSKAAEFIKKYSKANGIILDLRNNPGGLLSQAVGLVDLFVDEGVIVSQKGKDKAENAEYRASKSATISKAPLVVLVNGGSASASEIVSGSLQDTKRAVVVGENTFGKGSVQVILPVNNKEAIKLTIARYYLPSGKAVQAVGVTPDVIVHSSKVPQNENEAFMIKESELKAHLKSELDKIEPVDANKTASKKDEKELITTQKVNDDLQLKTAIDVVKVLKIAK; translated from the coding sequence ATGTTGACGCTTAGTCTATTTGGTGCATCACAAAAGGATGAGGTTAGTGCTAGAATAGAGGCCTTATCAAAGCTAGATAAGACTATCTCCACGGTTGAAAAATACTATGTTGATGATATAGAATTTAAAGATATTATTGATAAAACCATTGCAGGTCTGATGCAAAATTTAGATGCTCACAGTGCATTTTTAAACGAAAAAGCCTTTAAGGATATGCAAATTCAAACTAATGGGGAATTTGGCGGGCTTGGTATCACAGTTGGTATGAAAGACTCCGCGCTAACTGTCATATCTCCGATAGAGGGTACACCAGCAGATAAGGCTGGAATAAAGTCAGGCGATATTATCTTGCGAATTGACGGTAACTCAACCGTTGGTATGGCGATGGATGAGGCGGTTAGTAAAATGCGTGGAAAGCCAAAAACTCCAGTAACAATAACAATCCTACGCAAAGGCGAACCAAAGCCGTTTGACGTAAAAATAATAAGAGACATCATCAAAGTTGAGTCTGTTTATGCAAAAATGATAGAAAATGGGGATATTTTATACATTAGAGTAACAAATTTTGATAAAAATGTCGTTAGTAAAGCTGCTGAATTTATTAAAAAATATTCAAAGGCAAATGGTATTATTTTGGATTTAAGAAACAATCCAGGCGGGCTTTTAAGCCAAGCGGTTGGACTGGTTGATCTGTTTGTCGATGAGGGTGTTATAGTATCTCAAAAAGGCAAAGATAAGGCAGAGAATGCCGAGTATAGAGCAAGTAAATCTGCTACCATATCAAAAGCTCCGCTTGTAGTGCTTGTAAATGGCGGAAGCGCAAGTGCTAGCGAGATCGTAAGTGGTTCGCTTCAGGATACAAAAAGGGCAGTTGTTGTTGGCGAAAATACATTTGGAAAAGGTAGCGTGCAAGTAATACTTCCAGTCAATAATAAAGAAGCAATCAAGCTAACAATTGCGAGATACTATCTACCAAGCGGTAAAGCCGTTCAAGCAGTTGGCGTAACCCCTGATGTTATCGTTCATTCAAGCAAAGTGCCACAAAATGAAAATGAGGCGTTTATGATTAAAGAGAGCGAATTAAAGGCTCATTTAAAGAGCGAACTTGATAAAATCGAACCAGTGGATGCAAACAAAACGGCAAGTAAAAAAGATGAAAAAGAGCTTATAACCACGCAAAAGGTAAATGATGACTTGCAGTTAAAAACTGCCATAGACGTAGTAAAAGTATTAAAAATAGCAAAATAA
- the purC gene encoding phosphoribosylaminoimidazolesuccinocarboxamide synthase: MQKREMIYEGKGKKMYSTDDANLIIAEFKDDLTAFNAQKRGNEAGKGALNNKISTQIFHILQEKGIKTHLVQTLSDTEQLIKKVDIIPLEVVVRNIATGSLTKRLGIKEGIALPFSLVEFYYKNDELNDPIVTDEHCIAMGLVKSEKDLDILRHTAREINAILYKFFESKGLKLVDFKVEFGVDADGNILLADEISPDSCRFWDSKTNEKLDKDRFRQGIGEVKVAYEEVLRRILS; encoded by the coding sequence ATGCAAAAAAGAGAGATGATCTATGAGGGCAAAGGCAAAAAGATGTATTCAACAGATGATGCAAATCTCATCATCGCTGAATTTAAAGATGACTTGACTGCGTTTAATGCACAAAAAAGGGGCAATGAAGCTGGAAAAGGTGCTTTAAATAACAAAATAAGTACTCAAATTTTTCATATACTGCAAGAAAAAGGGATAAAAACGCACCTTGTTCAAACTCTAAGTGATACAGAACAGCTTATAAAAAAAGTAGATATTATCCCACTTGAAGTGGTGGTTAGAAACATAGCCACAGGCTCTTTAACAAAAAGGCTTGGTATTAAAGAGGGTATCGCTCTACCTTTTAGCTTAGTTGAATTTTACTACAAAAACGATGAACTAAACGATCCTATTGTAACAGACGAGCATTGTATCGCTATGGGACTAGTAAAAAGCGAAAAAGACCTAGACATCTTACGTCATACGGCACGAGAGATAAATGCTATTTTATACAAATTCTTTGAAAGCAAGGGCTTGAAGCTTGTGGATTTTAAAGTAGAATTTGGCGTTGATGCGGACGGAAATATTTTGCTAGCTGACGAGATAAGCCCTGATAGTTGCAGATTTTGGGATTCTAAAACGAACGAAAAACTTGATAAAGACAGATTTAGACAAGGCATTGGCGAAGTAAAAGTCGCTTATGAAGAAGTTTTAAGACGAATTTTATCGTAA
- the purS gene encoding phosphoribosylformylglycinamidine synthase subunit PurS, with the protein MKAVINIALKNGVLDPAGKATEHALGSLGFANVSNVRIGKQIVLDIDSNDKNEAKKQLEVMCEELLANTVIEDYEIVL; encoded by the coding sequence ATGAAAGCAGTTATAAATATAGCACTAAAAAATGGCGTCCTAGACCCAGCTGGTAAGGCGACAGAGCACGCACTTGGTTCGCTTGGCTTTGCAAATGTGAGTAATGTAAGAATCGGCAAACAAATCGTCCTTGACATTGACTCAAACGATAAGAACGAAGCCAAAAAGCAGCTTGAAGTTATGTGTGAAGAGCTTTTGGCAAACACCGTGATTGAAGATTATGAGATAGTGTTATGA
- the purQ gene encoding phosphoribosylformylglycinamidine synthase I, producing the protein MKVAIVLFPGTNCERDTEHAFKVLGCQTEIIWHKQDSFNADLVVLPGGFSYGDYLRTAAIAKFSPAMKAVVKHAKAGGYVLGICNGFQMLLELGLLPGAMRRNESMSFISKYHHLKVISNSNRFLSNLSVNEIVNIPIAHGEGNYFTDESTLKSLYENEQVLLKYCDENGVELNPNGSVDSIAGICDKEKKIFGLMPHPERACEKILGTDDGLKMLKGLVW; encoded by the coding sequence ATGAAAGTCGCTATCGTTTTATTCCCAGGCACAAACTGCGAAAGAGACACCGAACACGCATTTAAAGTTCTAGGCTGTCAAACAGAAATTATTTGGCACAAGCAAGATAGCTTTAATGCTGATTTGGTTGTATTACCCGGTGGTTTTAGCTATGGCGATTATTTAAGAACGGCCGCTATTGCCAAATTTAGTCCAGCAATGAAAGCGGTCGTCAAACACGCAAAGGCTGGTGGATACGTGCTTGGAATTTGTAATGGTTTTCAAATGCTTTTAGAGCTAGGACTTTTACCCGGTGCTATGCGTAGAAACGAAAGTATGAGCTTTATCTCAAAGTATCATCATCTAAAAGTCATATCAAATAGCAATAGATTTTTATCAAATTTAAGCGTAAATGAGATAGTAAATATCCCTATCGCTCACGGCGAAGGTAACTATTTTACCGATGAAAGCACGCTAAAATCGCTTTATGAAAACGAGCAAGTTTTACTTAAATACTGCGATGAAAACGGGGTAGAACTGAATCCAAACGGCTCGGTTGATAGCATTGCAGGAATTTGCGATAAAGAAAAGAAAATTTTTGGACTTATGCCCCACCCTGAGCGTGCTTGTGAGAAAATTTTAGGCACAGATGACGGGCTAAAAATGCTAAAAGGGCTAGTTTGGTAA